One genomic segment of Hevea brasiliensis isolate MT/VB/25A 57/8 chromosome 3, ASM3005281v1, whole genome shotgun sequence includes these proteins:
- the LOC110647120 gene encoding L-type lectin-domain containing receptor kinase S.4 yields the protein MAFLLRFFSTFIFLLISVSCQPSEIFFTGFKGVDTNITLSGVAEIGKNGVLRLTNETSRLMGHAFYTSPFQFKNSSNGKAFSFSTSFAFVVVPEYPKLGGHGLAFAISTSKDLKALPSQYLGLLNASDSGNFTNHLLAVEFDTVQDFEFEDINDNHVGIDINSLKSNASAPAAYYSDDFSKQDLNLKGGYAIQVWIDYDSVQNLLNVTLSPTSKKARLPILSFPIDLSPIFKEHMYVGFSSSTGLLASSHYILGWSFKMNGQARALDLSSLPSLPASPKEKHMGLTIGVSVSSVFLAIIVISLAIFYVIKKIKNADIIEDWELEIGPHRYSYQELKQATNRFGDKELLGHGGFGQVYKGTLPDSKIQVAVKRISRESKQGLREFISEIASVGRLRHRNLVQLLGWCRRRDDFLLVYDYMANGSLDKFLFDEPKFILNWEQRFKIIKDVASGLIYLHEGYEQVVIHRDVKASNVLLDSELNGKLGDFGLARLYEHGSNPGTTRVVGTLGYLAPELPRTGKATASSDVYAFGALLLEVACGRRPIEPKALPEEMVLVDLVWERFREGKVLDVVDPRLNGQYNESEMVMVLKLGLMCSNNVSIARPTMRQLILFLDGECQLPESLRTLHGAACADVEKDIIDAFDDFGVNYSLVLSSDVSTTTIPGF from the coding sequence ATGGCCTTTCTTCTCAGGTTTTTCTCAACTTTTATCTTCTTGTTGATCTCAGTATCGTGTCAGCCCAGTGAAATCTTCTTTACTGGATTTAAAGGTGTTGACACCAATATAACCTTGAGCGGAGTTGCAGAGATTGGTAAAAATGGTGTTCTTCGCTTAACTAACGAGACCAGTAGATTAATGGGTCATGCTTTTTATACTTCTCCATTTCAGTTCAAAAACTCTAGTAATGGCAAAGCTTTCTCTTTTTCAACCTCTTTCGCTTTCGTTGTAGTCCCTGAGTATCCAAAACTTGGTGGCCATGGCCTTGCTTTCGCAATCTCAACTTCAAAGGATCTAAAGGCTCTTCCCAGTCAGTATCTGGGTCTTCTTAATGCAAGTGATTCTGGTAACTTCACAAATCACCTTCTAGCTGTTGAATTCGACACTGTTCAAGATTTCGAGTTCGAAGACATCAACGACAACCATGTTGGCATTGACATCAACAGCTTGAAATCTAACGCATCTGCACCTGCAGCATATTACAGTGACGATTTTTCAAAGCAGGATCTTAACCTTAAGGGTGGATACGCAATCCAGGTTTGGATTGATTATGATTCAGTACAAAATCTTCTCAATGTGACTCTTTCGCCCACTTCCAAGAAAGCCAGATTGCCAATCTTGTCATTTCCTATTGATCTCTCACCGATATTTAAAGAGCATATGTACGTTGGCTTTTCTTCTTCAACAGGTTTACTTGCTAGCTCACATTATATCTTGGGCTGGAGCTTCAAGATGAATGGgcaagctagagctttggatctTTCTTCTCTGCCTTCCCTTCCTGCTAGTCCCAAAGAGAAGCACATGGGTTTAACAATAGGTGTCTCAGTCTCATCAGTTTTTCTTGCAATTATCGTAATATCATTAGCTATCTTCTAcgtgattaaaaaaattaagaacgcTGATATAATAGAAGATTGGGAGCTGGAAATTGGGCCTCATCGATACTCTTATCAAGAACTCAAGCAAGCAACCAATCGTTTCGGCGATAAAGAGTTGCTTGGACATGGTGGTTTTGGCCAAGTTTATAAAGGTACACTACCCGATTCAAAGATTCAAGTAGCAGTCAAGCGAATTTCAAGAGAATCTAAACAAGGCCTCCGAGAATTCATATCAGAAATCGCTAGTGTTGGTCGGCTTCGTCACCGAAATCTGGTTCAATTGTTGGGTTGGTGTCGGCGAAGAGATGATTTTCTTCTTGTTTATGATTATATGGCTAATGGGAGTTTAGACAAGTTCTTGTTTGATGaaccaaaatttattttaaattgggAACAGAGGTTCAAGATTATAAAGGATGTTGCTTCTGGGCTTATTTATTTGCACGAAGGCTATGAGCAGGTAGTGATTCACAGAGATGTTAAGGCCAGCAATGTTCTGCTGGACAGTGAACTAAATGGCAAACTTGGCGACTTTGGACTAGCAAGATTATACGAACACGGTTCGAATCCTGGCACAACCAGGGTTGTGGGCACTTTGGGTTATCTAGCACCAGAATTGCCAAGAACAGGAAAGGCTACAGCAAGCTCAGATGTGTATGCATTTGGTGCACTTTTGCTTGAGGTTGCTTGCGGGCGCAGGCCTATCGAACCCAAGGCATTGCCTGAAGAGATGGTGCTGGTGGATTTGGTGTGGGAAAGGTTCAGAGAAGGGAAAGTCCTTGATGTGGTGGACCCTAGGCTAAATGGGCAGTATAATGAAAGCGAAATGGTGATGGTACTAAAACTGGGACTTATGTGCTCAAATAATGTGTCAATAGCACGACCAACAATGAGGCAACTGATATTGTTTTTGGATGGAGAGTGTCAATTGCCTGAAAGTTTGAGGACTCTGCACGGGGCAGCATGTGCTGATGTAGAGAAAGACATCATCGATGCGTTTGATGATTTTGGGGTAAATTACTCGTTAGTCCTCAGCTCAGATGTTTCTACCACGACCATCCCTGGATTTTAA